taggtgattccccgCACTTTGCCGCTAAAATCCTATTTGCATGTTTGCATTTAATGTTACGAACACGTAATAATAAAatgatcaaatgcaaaagaaatatgaatattaTAGAAACCAACGAATTTATAAAttatatagaaaaatatgggtATTTAGTGAAAAAATTTGGTGAAAAGTTTTAGGTACTAAAAGGTTGAACCTAGAAGATGCCACCAAAATGGGTTGCTCGTGAAGTTCATGCTGTGGATGGTGAGGTGGATGATAATGTGAACACTTTGCATCTGTAGTTTACAAACATTAAATGCACCTTACTAAGGATGAGGATGGTGAGGTGAATGATGATGTTGACACCTTGCATGTTGAGCTTCCAAACATTAAATGCATTTTAGtgggatcaactttatagattcTATAGATTATATGCAACAGCACGAGGAAGCATTTAGCCAAAATTACTCCACAATTCCAACTTCTTTTTGTGCAActgcaaaacacaaaattATGCAAATGCTTCATCAGATCACAACAATATCAATGATATAGTATTGAAATAAAAGCATCGGATgacatttgtttgtttggcaACAATGCAAGAATCTAAAAACTCATTGCAACAATATcaaaagaaatactccctacgtctcatattaagtgatgaaatattacatgtatctagacggcTTTTGggtataaatacatccatatttgagcaaatttgagtcacttaatatgggacggagggagtatattgcaACCGACAAAATACTCATACCCAACATGACGTCTTCCACGCTTCACTTGGTTTGACTCCATCATAGTCCAAGCAGAGGGAGCTAACATGAACGAGGAGTTGTGTCGTCAAGGTGGCAGCACAAGGGGGCATCACTAGTGTCTCGCCGTACTCCGGCCAAGTGGAAGGCTGAGAATAAAGGGGACTTGCGACATGCATAGAAGAGAGAGGAGATAGTGAGGCAATGCCGGCAGTCGAGGGAGGGATTGGGAGGAGACAGGAGATGACACACGAGAGGCGAATAGAGTATTGTTTGAGAGAGGCGGCACTAAAACCTTGtatggtacttcctccgttccataattcttgtcgaaatattacatgtatctagacactatttagtaatagatacatctacTTTTTAGCAAATATGAGACAAGAATCATGAAACGGATGGAGCAGGAACGACCACCATGGAGGTAGGGCTAGAAGAAAACCAAactattaaaaaaaaccaaaacagAGAGAAATGCAAGTGAATGCTGATTGCCTCGGGGTGTCTCCAGCTCGGCGTTGAGTCTGGTTGGTTTGCTGGTTCACCAAAGATCGTTTCAATCGAAGCCTGCATTTCTCCAGCTAGCTGATTCAGCCGTGGTGGCAGAGGTGGAAATTGTTGGTTCATATTGGACGTGGGCTTCACGCCATCTATTTCCCGCTTAATTTCTGATGCTTCGATGTAAACaggttttagtttaaattcaAAACTAGCCACCCACGAGCGGGAAATGTTTCAGATTTTAATGTGTTAATGTTCTTGAATGAAAAGAGCAGTTCTAGATGCACGGATTAAACCTTAAGAAAATAACATATGTCTACATCAAAATCTCAAACACATATATATTACATGAAAACTCAGCGGTGCACCTCAAGTACTAGTACCAGTTCTGTAGACATATTTAGAAGATGATCAAGAATTGGCTAGGCCTCTTGAACATCAATATAAGCTTTAATTTGGACTCCATCGCGTCGGGCGGCCGGAAACAATACAAGGGGTACCAGTGGGGAGGCTTCACACTGATCCACGTCATCTGAATTCACGGTAGGTATATCCAGTGGCGGATCCATGTTGGTTAGGTTCAGATGAACCCACATAAATTATGGAAATACATTGAAATACAGTAGTATTTGTGAGAAAGAATGTGGAATATTTGATCAGAGTTTATAATGGGCTGCATCCACATATCTCTCGCTCTCGATCCGCCACTGCGTGAGGGGTGGAGGCGCTTTTGGGCGAGCGCAGCTGAGGGGCACTGGCGGAGGCAGTGCGGGGCATGCGCAGGaggggcggaggtggtgcaAAGGGGCGCCGGCAGAGTTGGGGTCTGAGGATTTGTGCTGCCATCGCTGAGATGGACATACTTTACTCAATTCGAATTCTGGTACGAGGTGTTCGATTAAGATATGATTCAAAAGAATATATTGTGGGCAATATCAAAAAGTTACAGCACTCATTTTCTGTCCGACATTGTGGAACAAGGACTAATTTACCGAATGAGAAGCCTCTAGAAAAACGTGGCTAAAAATTATTTCAATCCAATCGTGGCTAAAAATGATTTCCACAATTTCAGTAAAAAACGTGTCTAAAACCGTGAAGCCTTTTTCAAATTGAGAACAACAAACAAAGGGAGCCAACATGAACGACGAGTTGTGTCGTCAAGATGACAACACAAGGGGGCATCACTAGTGTCTCACCGTACTCCGGCCAAGCAGAAGGCTGAGAATAAAGGGGACTTGCGACATGCGTAGAAGAGAGAGGAGATCGTGAGGCAATGCCGGCAGTCAAGGGAGGGATTGGGAGGAGACAGGAGATGACACACGAGAGGCGAATAGAGTATTGTTTGAGAGAGGCGGCACTAAAACCTTGGACGGTAGGAACGAACACCATGGAGGTAGGGCTAGAAGAAAACCAaactattaaaaaaaatcaaaacagagAGAAATGCAAGTGAATGCTGATTGCCTCGAGGTGTCTCCAGCTAGGCGTTGATGGTTTGCCAAAGATCGTTTCCATCAAAGCCTGCATTTCTCCAGCTAGCTGATTCAGCCGTGGTGGCAGAGGTGTAAACTGTTGGTTCATATTGGACGTGGACTTCACACCATCTATTTCCCGCTTAATTTCTGATGCTTCGATGTAAACAGGTTTCATATTTTAAATTCAAAACTAGCCACCCACGAGCGGGACATGTTTCAGATTTTAATGTGTTAATGTTCTTGAATGAAAAAAGAGCAGGTCTAGATGCACGGATTAAACCTTAAGAAAATAACATATGTCTAcatcaaaatctcaaaggcaTATATTACATGAAAACTCTGCGGTGCACCTCAAGTACTAGAACATGATCGAAGAATTGGATAGGCCTCTTGAACATCAATATAAGCTTTAATTTGGACTGATTGCACCCAATAAGGATTGGCCTGACCGGCTCCCGCGTGGCCATTTTCTTTACACTACTTTATATGAGAAATCATGGATgttctcaaaaacaaaacatggaTCGATTCAAGCAGGTTAAGGCCATGACACGTGAAAAATACTAAACTAAAAACATGTTTCGAATTATCATAGGCTGGCCTATGACTGAGAATGACAGTACGTGACGTCCATTGGCCACCCCGCTATTAGAAGCCATTTTCTTTACACTACTTTACAGTTTAGTAGACTTGTCCAAGGAGTCGCAATATCTGCTGAAAGAACACAGGGCACATGGTCATGCCGAACCTTATGTTCTGTACTTTCAGCCACTTCAAAGCGACCCTCTCCAACGTGCCCAGTGAAGAGTAACTGTAGACCCATTCACCACCATGAGGTTGCTCTAACCATGTAAGAGTGAAATTATAACCTACAATAATTTAAAGACCTCAGTTATAATCATCATATTTTTAGTGTATAAATTTCATcctaagtactccctccgtccaacaaaggatgtctcaactttgactaaatttgaatgcatctatacactaagtcatgtctagatacatccaaattttgacaagcttgagacatcttttgttggacaaaGGGAGTACTAAAAATAAGAAGATATATCAGTTCACTTTACCAAGATTCAGGAAGTTCCACTGTTTCAGATCTTAACAGCTAAAGTATAAAACGTGATGATGATCACTAAAGGCAGGAAATGTATTCTGATAATTCCATGCTCCTTTAGGACAGTCATTGCTGTCGCCATGACAATGTTGTGCATGGTCCTACATTCAATATAGTTCACTACTTCACTCAAGGATGAAACTGTCTAATATGCACGGCTAGGTCAAACGATGGCTGAACTTTAAGGAAATGTGCAATATTCTTGCTAGAAGACAAGCTGACAATGAAGGTGTATTTAGGTACCACATTTTGTCGTTTAAAGAACCATTTTCAGGTTAAGATGCAGTACCACTTCTAAACATAGCTATTCTCCAGATATCCAGCTTGGAAGCATGCAATATGATAACATAAAGAATCACATACACAAATGTAAAATATCAAGAACAAATTGTAAATATGTAAATATAATAACTATAGCATCGTATTCTAGTACTGTGTTGTACCAAAATAACACGAGAATTGGTGTTTGCATGTACCGCTAGATTCATGGTAAAATAAAAGTGAAAATCCTTCCATTTCATTCTTCAATGATAATTTCATGCCAACTAAAGATTCAGCCAGCATATGATACACACAACTAGAACTTTCCTCGTTCCCATTCCCTGAAAGCAACAGGCTTATAAGTTAAACTGATTTATAGGCATGAACAAGTACAAACTGCCATCCATCTATAGAATCTGAGACACTTGTATCACTAACCTGAGCTGTGCATATCTCTTCTACAGCAGTCCAGCTACAAGATGAATGAAAACCATAAAGAGAAAGGTTTAAACAAATGAGCTCAATGTAATCAATTTCACTTCCATACTTCGATATTACCAGCAAGTATTTGGACTATTACAAAAAACTTACCTCCCTAGCTTCATTGTGAAAGTTACCATGATGGACAATGGCATTTGCACTGGACGGTACTTTGTTCGCTCTGTTCGACTTTGGTGTCCTTTTTGCAGGCGAAACTGGAGTTTGATTCTGTATGACCACTCCTGGTATTGTCGCAGGAGACACCGGAGTTGTATAATTATCTGTATCATTCTTCTCAGCAAACAGACTCTTAAGCCTCAAAATCTCAGTTTCAAACTCCTTTTCTGCatgaaataaaaaacagaacaaaCGTAAATAAACTGCAGCTAAATCAACTGGGTTAACGCCAAAAGATAAGGAAGATAGAAATAGATATGTCGGCAATCTACAAAGTATATGTACTTTTACGAGGACTGATGTGCCTCGTAAGTTCGGTGTTATTACTACACTTTGCCATACCTTTAAGTTTATCGAGGTCTAAAATAACCGTGAATTACATTACCTCGTTAAGGCTTAGGCAGTTGTATGTTTGCAGGATAATAATAAAGCACTGGAAAACGTACCGTAGCTCAGTAAGCACTTAATGATCATTAGAACTAAAGATAACGTGAAGCATATTTTGGAACACAGTAGAGAGTCATGGAGATATGAGATCAGTACGAGCAGAGGTACTATTTTGACACCATCAGCCCTCCGAGCACCACATGAAGGAACTAGAAACATAACTGCTGGTAGTTCGTTGTCAGACTTTTACTTGCACATAACCATTTATTATAATCCTACATTTTCAGAGATATAATCGCAGAATTAAGTAACTGATTCAAGGTTGCCATACAAGAAGTAACATAACCAGTACTTGTGCTTAGAGTAACTCCAACAAGGCCCTCATCCCACCCATCATAGTCAAATATGAGGAGAAACTCTGAAAACACATCTCCAACAAACTCCTCATCTCACCCCTCAATCCTCATTTCTGTCCACCCCTCATATCAAC
The Brachypodium distachyon strain Bd21 chromosome 2, Brachypodium_distachyon_v3.0, whole genome shotgun sequence genome window above contains:
- the LOC100828787 gene encoding uncharacterized protein LOC100828787; translated protein: MENLNVKLHKKYTGLKKRKLLDDDGTERKREPEMLEELKKMAGEVQNLRDENDRLRDELINKEKQLAETRILLVDREQQLAETQTLLVDETRKEKEFETEILRLKSLFAEKNDTDNYTTPVSPATIPGVVIQNQTPVSPAKRTPKSNRANKVPSSANAIVHHGNFHNEARELDCCRRDMHSSGNGNEESSSCVYHMLAESLVGMKLSLKNEMEGFSLLFYHESSGYNFTLTWLEQPHGGEWVYSYSSLGTLERVALKWLKVQNIRFGMTMCPVFFQQILRLLGQVY